A region of Hydrogenimonas cancrithermarum DNA encodes the following proteins:
- a CDS encoding type III pantothenate kinase, producing MTLCDVGNSRMHFFDNGKIFHLSHAEGIERYKEKALFFICVNDEVRRTIEASAPRWIDLSGRHLLNTQYRGLGVDREAACLGIWDGVVIDAGSAVTVDVMEEGRHLGGWIWPGIRAMLDAYRAVSPKLMFDLNPHVDLEKLPMKTRDAISFAILAPIKRVTERFAKGKRIVVTGGDAPIVAPLLPEAEIDETVIFKGMKLMLKEEEC from the coding sequence ATGACACTATGTGACGTCGGCAACAGCCGGATGCACTTTTTCGACAATGGAAAGATATTCCATCTTTCCCACGCGGAGGGAATAGAGAGATATAAAGAGAAAGCGCTCTTTTTTATCTGCGTCAACGACGAAGTCAGAAGGACGATCGAAGCTTCGGCACCCCGATGGATCGATCTTTCCGGCCGGCATCTGCTGAATACGCAGTATCGTGGGCTTGGAGTCGATCGGGAGGCGGCGTGCCTCGGCATATGGGACGGAGTGGTCATCGATGCGGGAAGTGCCGTCACCGTCGATGTGATGGAAGAGGGCCGCCATCTGGGTGGCTGGATATGGCCGGGGATCCGTGCCATGCTCGATGCCTACCGTGCGGTTTCACCGAAACTGATGTTCGATCTCAATCCGCACGTCGACTTGGAAAAGCTTCCGATGAAGACGCGTGATGCGATCAGCTTCGCGATTCTGGCACCGATAAAAAGAGTGACAGAGCGGTTTGCCAAAGGAAAGCGTATCGTCGTAACGGGTGGTGATGCACCGATCGTCGCCCCCCTTCTACCGGAGGCGGAGATCGACGAGACCGTTATATTTAAAGGAATGAAACTGATGCTAAAGGAAGAAGAATGTTGA
- the hisG gene encoding ATP phosphoribosyltransferase, which yields MLTIALPKGRIAEETLDIFETIFGNAFKFESRKLILEMGAFRFLLVRNQDVPTYVAHQAADIGVVGLDVIEEQGLDVVRLLDLGIGRCKVAVGIRNEDELDWSKPQMKVASKMVNITRNYFSKKAMGVEVIKLYGSIELAPLVGLADAIVDIVETGTTMKENGLKVAETIMESSAHLIANKHSFLAKKSEIMDLYTQMEKVVCGA from the coding sequence ATGTTGACCATTGCACTGCCGAAAGGGCGGATTGCCGAGGAGACGCTTGATATTTTCGAGACGATTTTCGGAAATGCGTTCAAATTCGAGTCACGCAAACTTATCCTGGAGATGGGAGCGTTTCGATTCCTGCTCGTACGAAACCAGGATGTACCGACCTATGTGGCCCACCAGGCGGCCGATATCGGCGTTGTCGGGCTCGATGTGATAGAAGAGCAGGGGCTCGATGTCGTGCGTCTTCTCGATCTCGGTATCGGAAGATGCAAAGTGGCCGTGGGTATCAGAAACGAAGATGAGCTGGATTGGAGCAAACCACAGATGAAAGTGGCATCCAAAATGGTCAACATCACCCGCAACTACTTCAGTAAAAAAGCGATGGGCGTCGAGGTGATCAAACTCTATGGATCCATCGAGCTTGCACCGCTCGTCGGTCTGGCCGATGCGATTGTCGATATTGTTGAGACAGGAACGACGATGAAGGAGAACGGCTTGAAGGTAGCCGAGACGATTATGGAATCGAGTGCGCATCTGATCGCCAACAAACACAGCTTCCTCGCAAAAAAAAGCGAAATAATGGATCTCTATACGCAGATGGAAAAGGTTGTGTGTGGGGCTTGA
- a CDS encoding arsenate reductase family protein, whose protein sequence is MIRLYGIKTCDSVRKAVKFLKARNIDFEMVDFRNTPVGCDTIDRWLERVPVAKLFNTRGTTYRTLNLKSLALDDAAKRAWLCKENMLIKRPVVETDDGEVIVGYDENRYKEIFR, encoded by the coding sequence ATGATCAGACTCTACGGTATCAAAACCTGCGACTCCGTCCGCAAAGCGGTCAAATTTCTCAAAGCCCGTAACATCGATTTCGAAATGGTCGATTTTAGGAACACACCCGTCGGATGCGACACGATCGACCGTTGGCTGGAGCGGGTTCCCGTGGCGAAGCTTTTCAATACACGCGGAACCACCTACCGGACGCTGAATCTCAAATCGCTCGCGCTCGACGATGCAGCCAAACGCGCATGGCTCTGCAAGGAGAACATGCTTATCAAACGCCCGGTCGTCGAAACCGACGATGGCGAAGTGATCGTGGGCTATGACGAAAACCGCTACAAGGAAATTTTTAGATGA
- a CDS encoding class I SAM-dependent DNA methyltransferase, giving the protein MGLELYAKIEPLLGFEEAVEALYDFYIGLLKSWQPDTLIDIGCGSGKFLKKAQSELGLEKALGVDLSERMVEQARALGIDAEALDVCDVKESFDAATAIFDVLNYLPEGELKRFMACVGNVLKPGGIFVADINTLYGFEEVAQGSLVRSDDAYHLSLDSVFEGGLLKTRIDYFEKSRNGCFLRETDTIVQYYHTPDTIAGMSGLELIQSYPLQMYGDEADKEILVFRKTP; this is encoded by the coding sequence GTGGGGCTTGAGCTTTACGCGAAAATAGAGCCGCTTCTGGGCTTTGAAGAGGCGGTCGAGGCACTGTATGACTTCTATATCGGTCTGTTGAAAAGCTGGCAGCCCGATACACTCATCGATATCGGATGCGGAAGCGGGAAATTTTTAAAAAAAGCGCAAAGCGAGCTTGGCCTCGAAAAGGCGCTTGGTGTCGATTTGAGCGAGAGAATGGTGGAGCAGGCAAGGGCTCTCGGTATCGATGCCGAGGCGCTCGATGTGTGTGACGTTAAAGAGAGTTTCGATGCCGCCACGGCGATTTTCGATGTGCTGAACTACCTTCCGGAAGGGGAGCTGAAGCGTTTCATGGCGTGTGTCGGCAATGTGCTGAAGCCAGGCGGTATATTTGTCGCCGATATCAATACCCTCTACGGTTTCGAAGAGGTGGCGCAGGGATCGCTCGTCAGGTCGGACGACGCGTATCATCTCTCACTCGATTCCGTATTCGAAGGGGGACTTCTGAAAACGAGAATAGACTATTTTGAAAAATCTCGAAACGGTTGTTTTCTGCGCGAAACCGATACGATTGTTCAATACTACCATACGCCTGATACGATTGCCGGGATGAGCGGCCTCGAACTGATCCAGAGTTATCCGTTGCAGATGTATGGCGACGAAGCGGACAAAGAGATTTTGGTTTTCAGAAAGACTCCGTGA
- the gatC gene encoding Asp-tRNA(Asn)/Glu-tRNA(Gln) amidotransferase subunit GatC produces the protein MKFDDAMLQRLEKLSMLKIEEEKREEMIGELEKIVGFVEVLGELDTEGLDPSFSTLEGGTPMREDTPDEDPEIRRIILENAPKTKDDYFVVPNIIE, from the coding sequence ATGAAATTTGATGATGCGATGCTGCAACGCCTGGAGAAACTTTCGATGCTCAAAATCGAAGAGGAAAAACGCGAAGAGATGATCGGGGAACTCGAAAAGATCGTCGGTTTCGTGGAGGTTTTGGGCGAACTCGACACCGAAGGGCTCGACCCCTCCTTCAGTACCCTCGAAGGCGGCACCCCGATGCGCGAAGATACTCCCGACGAAGACCCTGAAATCCGAAGAATCATCCTCGAAAACGCACCCAAAACCAAAGACGACTACTTTGTCGTACCGAACATTATCGAATAG
- a CDS encoding type IV pilus twitching motility protein PilT: MSNVAIDIRKLLKNVVAYKASDLHLVSRSEPQIRIDGRLVPLNLPKLDGEAIEEMCYSIITEKQKKAFEEHKELDFAIQIPEVGRFRANYYRTMGDVAAAFRVIPTHIPSIDDLEAPQIYKKLIQREKGLILVTGPTGSGKSTTLAAMLNEINMTERKHIITIEDPIEFVHENNQSLFSHRNIGTDTDSFAQALKYSLREDPDVILIGEMRDKETIAAALTAAETGHLVFGTLHTNSAAQTVNRIIDVFSGDEQPQVRAQLSTSLVAVIAQALLPKIGGGRIAVPEILITNPAIANLIREDKVHQIYSQMQLGQGESGMQTQTQVMVKLVKNHMIEKSEALRFSTRPDELLKALQHA, encoded by the coding sequence ATGAGCAATGTCGCAATCGATATCAGAAAACTTTTGAAAAATGTCGTCGCCTACAAAGCGAGCGACCTCCACCTCGTCAGCCGAAGCGAACCACAGATCCGCATCGACGGACGTCTCGTACCTCTCAATCTTCCGAAACTCGACGGTGAAGCGATCGAAGAGATGTGCTACTCGATCATTACCGAAAAACAGAAAAAAGCGTTCGAAGAGCACAAAGAGCTCGATTTCGCGATACAGATCCCCGAAGTCGGCCGTTTTCGTGCCAACTATTACCGCACGATGGGCGACGTCGCCGCGGCGTTTCGTGTCATTCCCACACATATTCCCAGCATCGACGACCTCGAGGCACCGCAGATCTACAAAAAGCTGATCCAGCGCGAAAAAGGCCTCATTCTCGTCACGGGACCTACGGGAAGCGGTAAATCGACGACACTCGCCGCGATGCTGAATGAAATCAACATGACCGAGCGAAAACACATCATCACGATCGAAGACCCGATCGAATTCGTCCATGAAAACAACCAATCGCTCTTTTCACACCGGAACATCGGGACCGATACCGACTCCTTCGCGCAGGCGCTGAAATACTCGCTTCGTGAAGACCCCGATGTCATCCTGATCGGAGAGATGCGGGATAAAGAGACGATCGCGGCGGCGTTGACGGCAGCGGAAACCGGTCACCTCGTCTTCGGAACACTCCACACCAACTCCGCGGCCCAGACGGTCAACCGTATCATCGACGTCTTCAGTGGCGACGAACAGCCGCAGGTACGGGCACAGCTCTCCACGTCGCTCGTCGCCGTCATCGCCCAGGCGCTCCTGCCGAAAATCGGCGGAGGACGAATCGCCGTACCGGAGATTCTCATCACCAACCCGGCGATCGCCAACCTTATCCGGGAAGACAAGGTTCATCAGATCTACAGCCAGATGCAGCTTGGCCAGGGCGAAAGCGGGATGCAGACACAGACGCAGGTCATGGTCAAACTCGTCAAAAACCATATGATCGAAAAAAGCGAGGCCCTTCGTTTCTCTACCCGTCCCGACGAACTGCTCAAGGCGCTGCAGCACGCCTGA